One window of the Syntrophorhabdaceae bacterium genome contains the following:
- a CDS encoding response regulator: MSKANILIVEDELIVAHDIQYSLNVLGYMTMGIVSSGEGAIAEARKSRPDLALMDIRLKGAMDGIETAQILREELDIPVIYLTAYADEGTLDRAKVTGPFGYILKPFNEKDLSSTIEMALYKHRMDRQLKESEERYRQLVELSPDIIVVHKEGRIEFINAAGARLLGADDPGTFIGNPFFGIVDKSFHGPLRDAIDRIARQRESHPVLEGKYVRSDGQRIDVEVVSVPITYKGAPAIQSVARDITGRKRLETQFLHAQKMEAVGTLAGAIAHDFNNILTAIIGCGNLLLMGMKESPLERYVAQILSSGEKAANLTRSLLSFSRKMESHPEPVELNGIIKRIGKLLARLIGEEVNLSTSLSDRDLMVRADAGQIEQILMNLATNAKDAMPEGGILAINTGRITMDDQFISVHGYGAPGEYAVITVADTGQGIERETAPKIFEPFFTTKELGKGTGLGLSTVYGIVKQHKGYINVYSELGKGTLFTIYLPLIASKTEEKGAEEHHFPPTGNEVILLAEDDDQARDLIKKILESHGYKVIATVDGEDALDAFKSHSDRITLAIFDVIMPKKGGKAVYEEMAKTNPGLRVLFMSGYTAEVIEKKGVLEQKVNFIQKPIMPDKLLRKVRDVIDRE, translated from the coding sequence ATGAGCAAGGCAAATATTTTAATTGTGGAAGACGAGCTGATTGTGGCCCACGACATCCAGTACAGCCTCAATGTGCTGGGATATATGACGATGGGAATCGTCTCGTCCGGTGAAGGCGCCATAGCGGAGGCACGGAAAAGCCGTCCCGATCTCGCCCTGATGGATATAAGGCTTAAAGGCGCTATGGACGGCATAGAAACCGCACAGATATTGCGGGAAGAGCTCGACATACCGGTAATATACCTCACCGCCTATGCCGATGAGGGTACCCTCGACCGGGCGAAAGTTACGGGACCCTTTGGTTATATTCTCAAGCCCTTTAATGAGAAAGACCTATCCTCCACGATCGAGATGGCCCTGTATAAACATCGGATGGACCGGCAGTTGAAAGAGAGTGAAGAGCGATACAGACAGCTCGTGGAGCTCTCTCCCGATATTATCGTGGTCCATAAAGAAGGCCGGATCGAATTCATCAATGCCGCGGGAGCGAGGCTTCTCGGGGCTGACGACCCAGGGACTTTTATAGGAAATCCTTTTTTCGGCATCGTGGACAAAAGTTTTCACGGTCCCCTACGAGACGCCATCGACCGGATTGCCCGTCAACGCGAAAGTCATCCCGTACTTGAGGGGAAATATGTCCGGTCCGACGGACAGAGGATCGACGTGGAAGTGGTGAGCGTACCCATCACCTATAAGGGCGCCCCCGCGATTCAGTCGGTTGCCAGGGATATTACGGGCCGGAAACGTCTTGAAACACAGTTTCTCCACGCCCAAAAGATGGAGGCCGTGGGAACCCTTGCAGGGGCCATCGCCCATGACTTCAACAATATCCTCACCGCGATCATAGGGTGCGGCAATCTGCTCCTCATGGGTATGAAGGAGAGTCCCCTCGAGCGTTACGTGGCCCAGATCCTCTCCTCAGGAGAGAAAGCGGCCAACCTGACCCGAAGCCTCCTCTCTTTCAGCAGAAAAATGGAGAGCCACCCCGAGCCGGTCGAGCTTAACGGCATCATAAAGAGGATCGGAAAGCTCCTCGCGAGGCTCATCGGGGAAGAGGTAAATCTTTCCACCTCCCTCTCGGACCGGGACCTCATGGTGAGGGCAGATGCCGGGCAGATAGAGCAGATATTGATGAACCTTGCAACCAATGCGAAGGATGCCATGCCCGAGGGCGGCATCCTTGCCATAAACACGGGACGTATCACCATGGACGACCAATTCATAAGCGTCCATGGCTACGGTGCTCCTGGAGAATATGCGGTGATTACCGTGGCGGACACGGGACAGGGGATAGAAAGGGAGACGGCGCCGAAGATTTTCGAACCCTTCTTCACCACAAAAGAGCTGGGAAAAGGAACGGGTCTCGGACTCTCCACGGTGTACGGCATAGTGAAACAGCACAAAGGGTATATAAACGTATACAGCGAGTTGGGCAAAGGCACTCTTTTCACCATATACCTTCCTCTCATCGCATCCAAAACAGAGGAAAAGGGGGCCGAGGAGCACCACTTCCCGCCCACAGGCAACGAAGTGATCCTTTTGGCGGAAGACGACGACCAGGCAAGGGACCTCATAAAGAAGATCCTCGAATCCCACGGATATAAGGTAATCGCGACCGTGGACGGAGAGGACGCCCTCGATGCGTTTAAAAGCCATTCCGATCGGATCACCCTGGCCATCTTCGATGTTATTATGCCGAAAAAAGGGGGAAAGGCCGTCTACGAAGAGATGGCAAAAACGAACCCCGGGCTCAGGGTGCTTTTCATGAGCGGCTATACCGCCGAAGTAATCGAAAAAAAGGGAGTATTGGAACAAAAAGTCAATTTTATTCAAAAACCGATCATGCCCGACAAACTCTTAAGAAAGGTGAGGGACGTGATCGACCGGGAATAG
- a CDS encoding universal stress protein yields the protein MVACKNILFSTDFSGHAGAAVPFAVDLAMKYGALLHVVHVYLEAGHIAEFESRPRGDGDTRLIQPTGKEAEKKLDRLCEEISKELGSCRKKLLRGKPAAEIVRYAKEEGIDLIVMSSHGLTGLSHALFGSTAEKVVRESPCSVCVIKSKNDSLNKSNMHEEEEQNNEGIEE from the coding sequence ATGGTAGCCTGTAAGAACATACTCTTCTCCACCGATTTTTCAGGACATGCCGGGGCGGCGGTCCCCTTTGCCGTTGACCTGGCGATGAAATACGGGGCCCTGCTCCACGTGGTTCACGTCTATCTGGAGGCAGGCCATATTGCGGAATTCGAGTCCCGCCCCCGGGGCGACGGCGATACGAGGCTCATTCAGCCAACGGGTAAGGAGGCGGAAAAAAAACTCGATCGGCTTTGTGAGGAGATATCGAAGGAACTGGGCTCGTGCCGCAAAAAACTCCTTCGGGGGAAGCCCGCCGCGGAGATCGTCCGGTACGCGAAAGAGGAGGGGATCGACCTTATCGTCATGTCGAGTCACGGCCTCACCGGCCTTAGCCATGCCCTATTCGGAAGCACGGCGGAAAAGGTGGTCCGTGAAAGCCCGTGCAGCGTCTGTGTCATAAAGAGTAAAAATGATTCTTTGAATAAATCAAATATGCATGAGGAGGAGGAACAGAATAATGAGGGTATTGAAGAGTGA
- a CDS encoding CheR family methyltransferase produces MAFTFFFRDLQILDLIMEHAVPQLMGRSNVKVWDAGCAMGQEVYSLAILCAEHMGHFAYKNLKIFATDIEESNDFGDIVRSGIYPIEDLQRVPPLFFEKYFAPLEGGKERRQVIDAVRGRITYQRHRTNYLSRSAHAPVIPFR; encoded by the coding sequence ATGGCGTTTACCTTCTTCTTCAGGGACCTTCAGATACTCGACCTTATAATGGAGCATGCAGTGCCCCAATTAATGGGCAGGAGCAACGTGAAAGTCTGGGATGCAGGATGCGCCATGGGACAGGAAGTTTACTCTCTCGCGATCCTTTGTGCCGAGCATATGGGCCACTTTGCCTATAAGAACCTCAAGATTTTTGCAACGGACATAGAAGAGAGCAACGATTTCGGGGACATTGTGCGATCGGGGATATACCCGATAGAGGATCTGCAAAGGGTGCCCCCTTTATTTTTTGAGAAATATTTCGCCCCCCTGGAGGGAGGGAAAGAACGACGCCAGGTCATAGACGCGGTGCGGGGCAGGATTACTTATCAGCGCCATAGGACAAACTATCTTTCAAGAAGTGCTCATGCTCCGGTTATTCCGTTCAGATGA
- a CDS encoding FAD-dependent oxidoreductase, with protein MRVVIVGGGWAGCAAAVSAKKQGAEVILVERTDMLLGTGLVGGIMRNNGRFTATEEAFAMGGGDLFSLIDHNLLHKDIDFPGHRHASLYNVATMEPIVRAHLDAQGIEIRFSTRIDNVKTANGRIEKVSGKTGDFEAFFEGDVFVETTGTAGGPAVCGKYGNGCAMCILRCPSFGGRVSIAAKCGVIEMLGKRGESTGAMSGSCKLLKESLSKAVVEALEKDGKVVIPLPESMKSAEKLAAKACQQYALPEFLDNIILLDTGHAKLMTSYMPLHLLRQVPGMEQARYEDPYAGGLGNSIRYIGMSPRDDTLKVMGVENLFCGGEKAGLLVGHTEAIVTGTLAGYNAVKHAKGEQPLTLPPSLASGDAIAHVRDRMATAEGLGYKYTFSGSVYFDRMKAKGLYTTDVEEIRKRVEEAGMGDVFS; from the coding sequence ATGCGGGTAGTCATCGTCGGCGGCGGGTGGGCCGGTTGCGCCGCGGCTGTTTCTGCAAAAAAACAGGGCGCAGAGGTTATTCTCGTCGAGCGCACCGACATGCTTCTCGGCACGGGCCTCGTGGGCGGCATCATGCGGAACAACGGGCGATTCACTGCAACCGAGGAGGCTTTCGCAATGGGGGGAGGAGACCTCTTCTCCCTTATCGACCATAACCTGCTCCACAAGGATATCGATTTTCCGGGACACAGGCACGCGTCCCTCTACAATGTGGCCACCATGGAGCCTATTGTCAGGGCTCATCTCGATGCACAGGGCATCGAGATTCGCTTTTCGACCCGCATCGACAACGTAAAGACCGCAAACGGGCGCATTGAAAAGGTTTCGGGAAAGACCGGGGACTTCGAGGCGTTTTTTGAGGGGGATGTGTTCGTGGAGACCACGGGCACCGCGGGAGGACCCGCCGTCTGCGGAAAGTATGGCAACGGGTGCGCCATGTGCATCCTGCGCTGCCCGTCCTTCGGGGGCAGGGTCAGTATCGCGGCGAAATGCGGCGTAATTGAGATGCTGGGAAAAAGGGGTGAATCCACGGGAGCCATGAGCGGCTCGTGTAAGCTCCTCAAGGAGTCCCTTTCCAAAGCCGTGGTCGAAGCCCTCGAAAAAGACGGGAAGGTGGTCATTCCCCTGCCTGAATCGATGAAGAGCGCGGAGAAGCTTGCCGCCAAGGCGTGCCAGCAGTATGCCCTTCCCGAATTTCTCGACAATATCATCCTTCTCGATACGGGCCATGCAAAACTCATGACGAGCTACATGCCCCTTCATCTCCTGAGGCAGGTACCGGGCATGGAGCAGGCCCGGTATGAAGACCCCTACGCCGGTGGCCTCGGCAACTCCATTCGATATATCGGCATGTCGCCCCGGGATGACACACTCAAGGTTATGGGGGTGGAAAACCTCTTCTGCGGGGGTGAAAAGGCGGGACTTCTGGTAGGCCATACGGAAGCCATCGTGACCGGCACACTCGCGGGTTATAACGCAGTGAAGCACGCCAAAGGGGAGCAGCCTTTGACCCTTCCCCCGAGTCTCGCCTCCGGCGATGCGATAGCTCATGTACGCGACCGGATGGCTACGGCCGAAGGTCTCGGATATAAATATACCTTTTCGGGCTCGGTCTATTTCGACCGCATGAAAGCAAAAGGGCTTTATACCACGGACGTGGAGGAGATTCGAAAGCGGGTCGAAGAGGCGGGCATGGGGGATGTCTTTTCGTGA
- a CDS encoding Nif3-like dinuclear metal center hexameric protein, translated as MRVLKSEVSVLLGAIMLVCLAGAAFGADKAITVDDVKEALNVITNGRVIMKPETAFGTGNPFVVTKSSNIPGKAITETPGLVVGNPKATVKKIGVGMTLTESAIELAGATGVDAMVLHHPVADAASSGGVPLRNYSTLYGLAIFEVHEAFHGRHPGIAWMHGHVPFKADIHYGGISGNVVFVGKPLPEVKTIGDIIDRLTTLSDLARERTILADEKKQRAIPGLEEANIAAGPEILLGSRENKVGTVLHIFPHTGFTPDHMRRLKKEYPQIDTVIVSISRVKKDNPLIGTAKELGLTMVAGNSHALEIVENGVPLAYALKSLLPGVEVVLFRERMTSAPLDDFGSKTMRDYGREMASKYLVPKK; from the coding sequence ATGAGGGTATTGAAGAGTGAAGTTTCTGTGCTGCTTGGGGCAATCATGCTCGTCTGCCTCGCAGGGGCGGCATTCGGCGCGGACAAGGCAATCACGGTGGACGACGTCAAGGAAGCCCTTAATGTTATCACCAACGGCCGGGTGATCATGAAGCCCGAGACGGCCTTCGGCACGGGCAATCCTTTCGTGGTGACGAAAAGCTCCAATATACCGGGAAAGGCGATCACCGAGACCCCGGGGCTGGTCGTGGGCAATCCGAAGGCAACGGTGAAGAAGATCGGCGTGGGGATGACCCTCACGGAAAGCGCCATCGAGCTGGCGGGCGCAACAGGCGTCGACGCCATGGTGCTCCACCATCCCGTGGCGGACGCGGCGAGTAGCGGCGGCGTGCCCCTCCGAAACTACTCCACCCTCTATGGCCTTGCCATATTCGAGGTCCATGAGGCCTTCCACGGCCGTCACCCCGGTATCGCGTGGATGCACGGCCACGTGCCCTTCAAGGCAGATATCCATTATGGCGGCATCTCGGGAAACGTGGTCTTCGTGGGTAAACCACTTCCCGAGGTAAAGACCATAGGGGATATCATAGACCGCCTTACCACGCTCTCAGACCTCGCCCGGGAGAGAACGATTCTGGCCGACGAGAAAAAACAGCGCGCCATTCCGGGTCTGGAAGAAGCGAATATCGCGGCGGGCCCCGAGATTCTGCTGGGCTCGAGGGAGAACAAGGTCGGAACCGTGCTCCATATTTTCCCCCACACAGGGTTTACCCCGGACCATATGCGCCGCCTCAAGAAAGAGTACCCTCAGATCGATACGGTGATCGTCTCGATCAGCCGGGTAAAAAAAGATAATCCCCTGATCGGAACCGCGAAAGAGCTGGGACTGACCATGGTGGCAGGGAACTCCCACGCCCTCGAGATCGTGGAGAATGGCGTGCCCCTCGCCTATGCGCTGAAGAGCCTGCTCCCGGGGGTTGAGGTAGTGCTGTTCCGCGAGAGGATGACGTCTGCGCCCCTCGATGATTTCGGATCCAAAACAATGAGGGATTACGGCCGGGAAATGGCTTCCAAATATCTCGTACCGAAAAAGTAA
- a CDS encoding response regulator gives MAREREGEADAGRCFDHDEKSATEMEKRVLIVDDETAILFGFKRLIQRDGVVVDTAETVEEAVSLMGKREYHFIITDLKLSGSSSEGGFEVLRHSKTYKPGAKIILVTGYGTPEVMEKALAEGASCYYEKPVSAATLREALKKLGL, from the coding sequence GTGGCCAGGGAAAGGGAAGGGGAGGCAGATGCCGGCCGATGCTTCGATCACGATGAAAAGAGCGCGACGGAAATGGAAAAGAGGGTGCTCATTGTCGATGACGAAACGGCCATACTTTTCGGGTTCAAGAGGCTTATACAGCGCGATGGAGTGGTCGTAGACACGGCGGAGACCGTGGAAGAGGCCGTGAGTCTCATGGGAAAAAGGGAATATCATTTCATTATTACGGACCTCAAACTCTCCGGCTCATCCAGTGAGGGGGGATTTGAAGTCTTGAGGCACTCAAAAACTTACAAACCCGGGGCAAAAATAATCCTCGTCACCGGGTACGGCACCCCCGAAGTAATGGAAAAAGCCTTGGCCGAAGGCGCTTCGTGCTATTACGAAAAACCTGTTTCAGCCGCCACACTCCGTGAAGCTCTAAAGAAGCTCGGTCTTTAA